TTCTATTTATTGTGATTTTGAAGTCCTTTTTAATAGAAGGGATGAATTTAGAAACTTTCCCTGTGGCTTATTATCACTCGTTAACATCCCTGCCCTCCcttacttctttttttcctttttgctttattgtttaattttttaCAAATTATGAGTATATGAACAGAAGGTTGAAAATATAAAAGCAAAAAGCATGAAGGTGTAAGTTTGGTGAGCAAAATATAGCACCCACAATCATAAGTAGCAAGTACTAACAAAAATTCCAATCGGTTTATGTTAAAAGTTTACTTGAGTTGTTTTCaagttaccaaaaaaaaaatgttttgctTATAGTGAGGTGTTTTGGGTGACTTTAAGAAGTTTCATAAatggttttaatttttttcaagtgataatttcacaaacctccctgaggtttttgacaattatAGAGAGCATCcctcaagttttaaaaattatatgtaCCTCATTTACTTTTATTGTTTAGTAACAATATAGGTCAAATAAGATAAATTTTCTCACAATATACAAAATTGCCTTTTTGTACAAGACAAAAAACGAAAAATATAGTATATTCAATCATTTTCTTACACATTTTGCACAAATCAACAAATCTAATTCCTAACAACCATCCAAgtataaattttaaaactaaATAGTCATCCAAAAGATTCCAAATTATACATACAGTATCAATATTTACCacacaagaaaaagaaaaaaccacaCACAAACCCTATTGACAACCAATTTTATATCCTAAAATTAAATATCAATGTTTAAATACATTTTCAATGCAAGCTAATGTGGCCTAGAACTACCATTATAAACCTTCTATGttcttaaaaatattaatatctaaaaaataaagaataaatttCACCTCCATAATAAAatcatattaaaaaaatttataatccATTGAAAGAAATTCTTAtgtaattattaatattttataaaagCTAGATGATACTTCTGAATAGGGATGTACGCGAGTCAAGCTACTCGTGAGTAACTTGATCAACGGCTTGGCTTGAACTCGGGTTGACTGAGTTCGAGCCGAGTCTCGAGCTACTCGATTGTcattcgagtcgagtttcgagccAAAATTTTGAAGCTCGTGGCTTGTCGAGCTACTCGTCGAGTCGGagtatttaaataatatatttatgatttaaataatatatatattataattataaaatgaacGTTATGGGTATAAGTTATACAGAATTTATAATATACTtttctttataataaaatttaataatagtaaaaaagtaataacataattgtaaaaatacctaaaaagaaaaaaaagtctaaaaaagggaagaaaaggcTTTCTTCTCTGTCTGTTCGAAGAAAGTTGAGAAGAAATTCACTTTCTGTTCGAAGTACATCCCTACCAACCACTGACTCTGAGTGATTTAGATCTAAACCCTATCTCCGTTACTCTCAGTCTCTCGTTCGTCGCCGACGCCGTTGCTTGCCGCATCTGTCAGACTCCATCGCCATCTCTACAGAGTGAGCTCGCCGCATCTGGTTACTGGTATGTCTGCCTCTGCTCTAATGTAGTATGATTGATTACCGCATCTGGTTACTCCAATCATATTGAGATGCCCCCTGACAAATATTATGCGCTCTGAGTTTGTTAAAGTTGGTGTCTTGGTAATTTTCGCCGCAGCTCTTATGGTATCCTTTGCAATTATGAGCCACTGGAATTGGGACCCTGATTCATGCATCTGTAATTGTTGTCGGTTGTTTACATTTAATTGGGTAAGAAACCCCTACGTATTTCTAGCAGATGTTTTGATTTGTCATGAGACGACAAATTGGCCTGGGTACTCTTAGACCATTATTCTTTACTTTCAATTCTAGAATCATAGGCATGAGAACTTCTTGTCTGGGTTGATCAGTTGATTAGCAACTTGCCAAGCTCTTCTAGTTGACCCAACTGGCTGAAAAACCAATTCTGCTTTCTCCATGTCGACTGATGGAACAGAATAGCTGCTCTGTTTTGTTTTCTGGGGATTTAAAAGTTTGTTGTCTACTTCTTCAAAAGAGCCGTGTCTTATAACCAAAATCTTGGGTATAGATGCAACCCAGACAATGAATCCTTAACATTTTTTTAGCTACAAAAATTGTATGTACAAACAGTGGAGTTACCTTTTCTTTATCAATTGGCATTTAGGATACTGCTATAAATTGTTTATGCCTTGTTTCAGAGCTGTGAAAAATGGTTAACGTCTCTAGTCAAATGCACTACAGAGCAACAAAATTTAATTGTGGTGACCAATTTTTCTCATTTGTTCTTTCTGTCTCATTTAAAACGTGGCTGTCCCTGTCTTCTACATACTGCTTAATTGATGTCTCGTTCAATTGTTTTTTTAATCTCAACTAGACAAATTAtaatccaaaagaaaaaacaaattgtGCTGTAGTTCTTAGTTCTTGAAATTCATGTAGCTTGTTGTGCTGTAGTTTTACGTAGGTGCACGAATTGATATACGGAGTTATATGGTTATGAGGTGGAGCTTAAAATGTACTTATTTATGTTCTGTACTGGTCCTCTTTCTTTTGTCTGTTCTGTGTAAAGTTCATAgtcaaagtaaaaaaaaaatggcactTTACTGTCATCGACTTAGAGGCTGATAAGCTTTTTACATGCTTTTTTGGTGTCAGCATAGGTGATACAGCTATAGTGTATAAGGTCATCTTTGCTGGGCTGTCTGCTTTCTGCTTCATGCCAGCATTTCACTCTTCAAAGCTATTCTTTGTTCTGTTAGTCGAGTCAGGTTAGTGACAAGAGTTTTCAACTTCATTCTTCTATATCTTTTTCAAACACTTGTAATTCTGCTGGACTATGGTCCATTTCTGAACCAGGAATATATTTTTCTGACATGTTCTTGTTTAAAGCAGCTTTCTTTAGTTAGTAATTAGTGATATTTGTGGGGAAAAGGAATTTCTGGATAGATCTTGGCATTGGTTTCTTGAATTGAGCTTGTGGTAGTTGGGATATTGTGGCTGTTTGAGATAATTGTTTGTCTCTCAATTTGGTGGCTCAGCTCATGTTTTGCTGAGTTTTGGAATTTTGTGGGGAATTTTGGTTAGTTTGGGTACTTTCGCAGGGTGTTAAAGATGCTAACTGTGGGAGGTAGAATGTGGATACTTGTATTTGTATCGATGAATACATGGATTTTATGCCTCATTTACTCCAACTGATAGCTACTTGCTTGCTTGTGGATCTTCCCAAAACGTCACCTTGATTATATGCCTCATTTTTTGATCGAGTCGAGTCAAAAAGCTTGATTAGACTCGACTTGATAAGGCTTGACTAAAGGTTGAgcctaatcgagtcgagtctcgagcTTAAAGGGAGTTCTTCGAGTCAAGCTTCGAGTATCGATTTTTTGGACTCGGTCGAGCTCGAGCCTAGATATATATGAGTCGAGTTGAGCTCGAGTATAGCAATACTCGAGCTTGACTTGGTTCGATTACATCCCTACTTCTGAAGCCGCTTCTCTTCTATTTCTTGTTCTCGGGCCTCTCTCACCATTGGTGAGCTTTACATTCTTCTCTTTCCCTACCCTGTCCACTCTCCACATCTTGAAGCTTCACTTTCACTCCCAGTTCTCTTCGCCTCTTCTTCTCCCATGTAGAAATCTCAAACATCGTTGTTGTTGATAATTGTGATTTGAGAAGACAAGTTTAGACTAAAACTGGTATGTGTTGAGTATTTTGGATTTGAGAAGACAAATTTAGATTACAATTGGTGACACTAGGACAAGGGAAAACAATTCTAGCTGTTTATTCTGCCatcttttttttgggttgaattTTGAAGCTGTGAGGCTAGAGTCGCTAGACACAGGCAAATCTcgcttttatatatatatatatatatatatatatataaatattatattttttaacacAATTGGTCGACTGGATCAGGACTAGCCAGAGTTCATCAAGTTAACTCCGATTCTAGCATCTCCGAGTAAAAGTAGCCCGGAATGGGGGGCTGAGTCGCAGTGACAACTTGGCCGAAGTTAAAATCCTGATCAGAAACCAATCAGTAGCATTATTGTTCAATGAAAACAGCTTTAGTACCgtagatttttcatttttcctttttcattttttctgttttgacCACTCCCCTAGTCTTTTCTATTTTTCATGATTTGCCTCTAGTTGTTTGTTTTAAAAGTTTTCATTAAGTTTCGAACTGAAAAATGTTAATTGTCTAGCTTAATAATCTTCTTGTTTAGTTGAGTTGTAATTGGCTTTAATTGGTTCCCTTTTCGGTACAGAACTCATGCAAGATAGCGATGGATGTCTTGCAAAAAAGCAGTGAAAGAATCCCTTTGAGTCAGAGGCCTGAATATGCCGATGTGAAGCCTGTCCCCCAGGATGACGGTCCAAATCCCATTGTCCCTATCTCCTATACTGATGAATTTAGAGAGACAATGGACTATTTTAGAGCAATATATGTAGCCGATGAGCAGTCTCATCGAGCTCTTCAACTCACCACAGAAGCCATCAAACTTAACCCTGGAAATTACACTGTTAGTTCTTGTTTTGTGTTGATGCATGCTTATATGTTTAGTACCCTCTATAGAGAAATTGGAGTAAGAAATTTTTGAAGTAAGAACCTATTGTTTTTGCTGTTTAGGGAATTTTGCAGTAAATATTTTATGATAAACAACACAGAAGAGTCTAAATTTTGACCTTTTTCTGCTATTTTAAATTCTCACAACAAGACCCTTTTTGTTAAAGTGATTTTTTGAATAATCATGACATGCATGTTGGCTATCTTGTTCATGAGTTCTTGATGTTATTAGATGGGCCCTTTAGGCTCTTGAAGCTtcggaaaaaagaagaaaatatggAGGGGAATTAGTTTGTGAAGAATTATGTGTATTAGGCATTTATTTTGCGTGTCTGTTGATTTAGGTATGGCAATTTAGGCGGCTAGTACTCGAGGCGCTTAATGCTGACATGAACAAGGAATTGGACTTTTCGGATGGCATTGTGGAAGGAAACTCTAAGAATTATCAGATATGGTATAGCTACATTTTTCTTCTGCATTTGGACCCTTATGTAGATAATTGCAGTTTTGTTGTTTATTGTACCTGGTGCAATTGATCAAGGACAAAGTCTAGGTGTCTGCAGACTGAATTGGTGAGGTGATCCTTTTGACAAatagttttcttgttttatctGCATGTCCTCTTATTTTCTCCTCTCCTCTTAAGCTTTTAACAATCATATTTGTGTGGAAGCTTTGTTTCGTTTAACTTCTGGGGTTTGCTTGAATTCTGTTTGTTGCTAAGGAACTTTTTCTATGCTGGGACATTGTTCATTTCCAAATCTAAAAATACTTTATACATAACGGGAAAAAAAGGATTAtctttgtactagtagtatttggAAAGTTATCAGCACCCTTTGCAATACCTATATCATGTCAATTCGTATCATGTCAGTTATAGTTCTTTGGTTGGTAAAATAAAGTGTCATAATAACATGCATAGTTGAATGGAATATAATCTGACATGTAGTTCAAACATACAAGAGTAAGCTACTAAATTTGAACATAGAACTATTGGCTTTGGGATATTATCACATGGGCAAGCTATTTTGATATTGAATTTTGCTTAATTGAATGGGAGGCCCCTATGGAGTCGGTGAGGGTTTAAAATCATAACCTGACatgtaatttcaaaaaaagaCCAATGTCCATCTGGGAACCAGCGAAAGCTGGATTGGATTTTGCttgcttgaaaaaaaaaaagaatgggtttttttttattcttttaataCATACATTTGGCACAAGCATGCATTCAAAACTTTCCTTTTTATGTTGTTTCATCCAGTTCTATTGTTGGTTAGTTTCAAATCATTCTGTTTTTAGGGACTTGAAACTAATTAGAAAAATGACTTTCCAGGCACCATAGGCGTTGGGTTGCTGAAAATTTGGGAACTGATGCTTCAACTAGGGAGCTTGAGTTCACAAAGAAAATTCTTTCTAAGGATGCAAAACATTATCATGCCTGGTCTCATAGACAGGTAATTTTTGAtttagtattattctttattctGTTCCATTCTTTGAGGTGCAAGAGTTCTCAATTGCCTTAAATGACAATCACCATGTTTGCTCTGGTAAAGGAGGTGTAAAGGGACTTTTGTTTGGTATGTGTACATGAAGAGACTGAATATCTAAATCTCTTGTGCAGTGGGTCCTTCAGGCACTTGGCGGATGGAAAGATGAGCTAGCCTATTGTGAACTACTCCTCAAAGATGACATTTTCAATAATTCTGCTTGGAATCAGGtaaagaatgatgctttggttTGGATTAGATCCTAAATGTCATGATGTCTATCTCCAAACGTCATCGGTAAATAGGcctcttttatgttttggtctaCCAGTATACATTGAGTAATACAAGATGGTGTTGgcttgaaaataaaaattaccAGCTGGTCCTTATCCTTTTTGCAAGTTAAAAAATTGGTAAATAAGGTACAAGATCAAGAAAACCAATTTATGCAAGTCCGTGAAGCCAGTTACTGTAGAAAAATCAAAGAGAGCCATGACTCTCTAGCCAGTCTTGACATCACTTTAAATATTCCTCCAGTTTAGATATATATTTTGCTCCTgttttctccataaaacctccaCTTGTGCTAGATGCCTAGAACAGCCCCAAAGCCACTCCAAATCCTCTCCTCTTTTCTAATCGTCTTAGGTGGACTATCTAGAGTTTTCTTTTTTGTGTCAGCATTGTTATTAGTAAAATCTCGCATTTCATCTCACATGATGACTCATTCTGCAACTTCGTGACCAACTTCGTGTAAAACCTTCATTGTTTTaatgtaaaactaatttaaatTTCCAAGTTCATGACCAGATGttcttgaaaattcttgaaaacAGGGAAAGAAAAATGCTGACTAATCTGATTAACAACGTTAATGTTTTCGACCCAATTTGTGCTAGATTGAATATTCGAAATCTTTTCCTAGTTGAACTGATTAAATCTTAGGTATTTCCAGGTAAACCAAACTAATTAGTTAGAAGCTTATCAACTCAAACCCTCTGACCTTATGCAACACAATTGTATTGTGCTTATATGCCTATTTTGATATCTTGTTCACAAAATCATCTGTTATTTGTTCTGTACTGATAGATAAATATGTAAAGTATTCAATGTGTGTCGGTGAACGTATAAAACGTGAGATTTAAAATTCAGCTTTTTATGGATCTAATGTCAAAACTTTACTGGTACCATCATCCCAAATGCTAGCAGATAGTTAATTGTGTGATTCCAACTTGCGTCATATAATCATCTGATATGCTATGAGGAGGTCATGTTTTAGTTGTCCTTGCATGATCTCTTGTCACAGTGTTGTACCTTTGTAGATTTCTACATCTGAGAAATCCCATGTTGAATTATTGGTTGCAGAGATATTTTGTTGTAACAAGATCTCCTCTCCTTGGAGGCCTGGGGGCAATGAGGGAGTCAGAAGTAACTTGTACAGTTAATGCAATTATGGAGCATCCTGAAAATGAAAGTCCTTGGAGGTACCTTCGAGGCTTATACAGAAATGATACACAGGCTCTAGTTAAAGACCCTCAAGTAGCGTCAGTTTGCTTAAAGATTTTGACTGCCAAAAACAATTACGTGCACGCCCTCAGCATGCTTTTGGACCTTCTCTGCCATGGTTTCCAGCCTAGCCTGGAGATAAGAAATGCTGTCTATGGTCTTTCTGACTCGGGTGCCCAAGGTTCTGATTTGGTGAAAGTGGTCTGTTCTATCCTAGAACTTGTAGATCCAATGAGAGCAAACTATTGGAAGTGGCGGAGGAACATGGCGCCTGCTCAAGCAGCTCAATGCTTGAAAGATGATGGATTGACTGGTTTGAGTTTATAAAGGTGCCCATAGATCTTTCGTCTTATCTTACCTTATTTCTCTACTCGTCGGTATTATCAGAGGAGAGAGATCCTGCATAGAAAAGAACTTCTTATGTGGAAAGTCCTTGTGTTGCTCTTGACACCGCCATATTGAACTATCCTTTTGTTGCAACACCACCATATTGAACTACCCACTGTAGCTGAACCTCTAATTTACTCGATTTGAGTACCGGATAAAGGATGCAATCGAAACATATAAGCTCTGCAACTTGGTGTCTTCTGTCTTTCTATTTTCACGATATtgacttgtttttgttttttttttttttcataatgtAGCATCCTCCTCCATAAGATTTGCAGAAAATGAGTTTTATGACAATGGGATGCTCCCCACCTATTCCATTCTCGCCCCTTTTGGGCTCTAGACCGCAAGTTTCTAGTAACTATAGGCGTTTCAATGTCACTACTGACAAGCATTCTAGGAGAAATTAAACTAGTGATGGACTTTGTCGGTTTATATTCCTGTATCACTTGTTTGCAAGTAACCTTGTCAGTTTGTCTCAGTGGTTCACTAGTGTTGGAGATGAATTTGTTCAAAGCTCAAATTCATGTAGCAGGTGTCAATTAAAACTTCAAAATTCCGTAGAAGAGATTAGGAAAAGTGAAGACATGGATTCTAACTGCTGAAGAGCTCGAAATGAAGGTGTGAATGGAAACCATACATCGCATTACGATTAGCTAAATCTCCTCCGCTTATGATTTACAGACTCGAGATTCACTAAATTTGATCTTCTTTAATACAGTCTTTAGTTCTTTCACATCAAATCCTTCCATATTAATCCAAACATAAGAATATATCCATCCTTCAAATTCTCTGAGGAAAATCCAGAGGCCTACTTGTTATTTTTGCAGTGAGCCTCAAATAAGCAAACTACCTCAGCTGAAAtattttggaattgaaatggCAGAACAAACATTGATTATTTTTATCGAAATTGAATTACCTGAGGTGTGGCCTCTGTTTCGTCGACTTCTTCCATTATCCTATAGGCTGAATTTGTCGTTACAGGGAAAAACAGAGAAAGAGCGcgaaaaactgaaatttaaaattgattCTGTGTTTTAGGCTTCAACTTATGACAGGAAGGGGTGGCCAATGCGTTTGTCCCGAAATAATCAGTCGGACTTTGCTGCTGCTCCAAGCGTGATGCCTTTGTAGAGAAGAGAGGAAGGCGTGGTGGATTAAAGTTGTCAAATACGCCTTCCATAATCAAGGGCTTCTGATTTTGAAGGCGTGGGCTTAAGACGGCAGTAAACAACTGAAGGCGCTATAAAGGGAGGATTCTATTtagggaaaattgcagaaacctcccctgaaacTACTGACAGTTGCACTGAGCTCCCCTCTAAGTTCTGAAATGGCAGATAGCACCCCTCAACAGGAACATTAAGTTGCAAAATCAGTCCAGGCAGCTTCAATTCCCATTAAAAAATTAGCTGTACAAGTGAGATAAAAAATTTGTTCCAAATTTGCCCTGATGTTGGTTGACAAGTAGTATTAACAAGAGAGGGGCTTTTTCATTAAGCACAAGGAAGTTCAGGGGGTATAAATGCAACAACATGCTTCCAGATGATGACCTGCAACAACTTCATTTGCTGAGAAACCAACGGCTACTTAACGGCTAATTGATGTAACTAAGGCACTAGCTTATAAACGATGGTCAGTAGCAAAATGAATACCAGAATCTGGACTCATGTATGCAGCAGCAATTTTCCAGCTCAAAACACAGCTTGCTTGATACTCAGTTTGGCAGTTTCAAGTCATATTGCAGAAATCAGAAAATGGCTTCTTCCAGCCACAGGAGAACATCATGGAACTCTCCTACATCCTTCACAATACAAAACAAATATTGCTGGTGCAATAGAAAGGCAACATTGAAGATTTCTGAGTCTGAAAACAACCCCAACAAATTATACTTTTTtgggtaaacaacaaaaaagccccctgtggttagGCAATCATACATAAAAACCCCTTGTGATTTCATATCATACCAGTCGATACCCcgtggtttgaattaacctgaaaaGTGGACGGAAATCGTCAAATATTCGGCGTGTGTCTTAAACGAACTGCAAAGGCGCGTGCATATGCGAAAAACAGATTTCCACCACAAACTTTCACCTGATATGCCTATTTTAGCCTTCACTCTTTAATAATAAGAGACCAGCTTCCGTTTCTTCTGAGTCTTCATTCAATCTGTTTCCAGATTATTCAGTAactactgtagacaccaaatttttagtgtatttttatttactgttatttttatttttcatgctagtttttatttacttttagtcttttatttttgttttaagtcattttagcatagaatttatttttaaaaaaaaaagggggaaacccgcaagcgggtttcaggctatttaacaaattacttaaaaaaaaaaaaatttttttacatgcaagctgcgttgagttgcacatgcccatcggagggccctaggatgcccagcaaacctcccctctcatcctcacccttcaggtgagggtttgagagtatgtgtttgatataaatagaacagaaaagcagcttttagtcattttacataaggggaaacccgcaagcgggtttcaggcaggctatttaacaaattaagaagttaattaactaattagataattagttaagcatctaaagttaattagttatttatgtcaacagataattagttaattaattaattagattattagttatttagttatttagttaaactatgcataaatagtTAATTTAGTGTAAACTACAATTATCAAAATGACAAATGTTTTACTAGGTTTAAGTCATCACATTCtttggtaaaattaaattttagtgagggtattttagtaaATTGACAATGAAGAATGTATTAAATTGTGTCAGTCTTTTTTTAGGGAGGTGATTGCTATTTTAAACTTCATAGGGGAGGTCAATGCTATTACCATAAaactcaggggaggtttctgcaattatcccttctATTTATTGTGATTTTGAATTCCTTTTTAAGAGAAGGGATGAATTTAGAAACTTTCCCTGTGGTTAATTATCACTCGTTAACATCCCTGCCCTCccttacttcttttttttttttttgctttattgTTTAACTGTATACAAATTATGAGTATATGAATAGAAGGTTGAAAATATAAAAGCAAGAAGCATGAAGGCGTAAGTTTGATGAGCAAAATATAGCACCCACAATCATAAGTAGCAAGTACTATCAAAAATACCAATCAGTTTATGTTTAAAAATTTACATGAGTTGTTTTCAGGTTACCAATAAAAATGTTTTACTTAGTGAATAGAGGTGTTTTAGTTGACTTGAAGGAGTTTCATAAatggttttaaatttttttaaatttcctaGTTTTCTATTTTCAAATTGACTTActctaagattttttttttaaaaggataCAATATTTAAAACTATACTTGAAGACTTATTTGAGGTGTTTTCAAGGGTATTTTTATTGAAAAGTATTTCGAGTGATATTTACAACCTTTATATACtatattaattttataattattattgttCACTCAGATGACACGAGGGTTTTGTAACAACGTCAACAACTTGCAATTTATCATTAAAGTTAAGGAATTAAATTGATTTTTTATGACAATTAAGCCATTAAGAGACCATAAAAGCTTCAATATCAAAATGAAATAATCTTCTTtcccaaaattaatttttaaatcTTATATTAGGAATTGGGGTgacaaaattataaaagttaaAAGTTAGAGAATAGCTAGTTTGGATGTTTaggttagaaaagaaaagatgggaAATGTTAAGTTATGAAAGAAAATAATAGAATCAAAAGGAAGATATGAGATTTTAACTTTGTTTGAGACTTTTAAAAGGAAATATAGTGATTTTGGATATATATGTCAATAAAATTTCATTCAATAGTTTTGTGAGGATAAAATGGGCAATTTGAAAAAGTTTTGTAAGCTTCCATCAGTTTTCTGTCAGCTGCAAACTATAGGTCCTTAAACGTAATAATGGCTCAATTTGAGCAATAGTCAGTTAGCTCAATAGATTAGCAAAACGGTGCAGTTTTGGTCTTACTTAAGTACCAGTAATACGATGCCGTTCCAATTAATGAGGTCATTAGGTAGTTAAGTCGATTGTTAGCTATCTGACAAATCTGTTAGAGTTGGTTATATAAGTGGGACTCACGTGTAAGGAATACGATCATTGATCACATTTCCTTTCCTCTTGCATTCTTGCCTTCttcctctctctccctctctcctgCTCTCCCTCCTCTGATTCTTCCCCAATTCCTCTAATTCTTCTGATTTCTTCTTTTTAATCCAATTTCAATCCTAACAATTCCAGAAATTAACCTCGAGTCCGTGACATTTTCATTCACTTTCGGCCtgcttttggtcaaaaaaattgCACTGTAGTAGAgttggcaatttgtcccaagtcccaatgggctacccatgcccaaaggaactttgggcgggatgggtattataatttggtattgggtttaagttgggacacatcccaactatacccattaatgaatgggaaaggatgggaaatacttgggtacccactgggctcaaatggcaagggctccgtttggattagctgttttttgtaggtgtttttgaaatattttattgtagcagtgtatatgaaaaatttttactataaaatttttttgaaatatttgatatattaatatggatgggatgttttttgagttattgtatattactgtaacattgtatttgaaaaacttattttttgaaaaaaaagtcaatccaaacggaatcttagattcaaaaattatctttaacaatttttatagttataccagcgaatataatctagtagtcttcctagtcattatccacaagaatttccagcatttcagttagtttagacctgtcatccttggacaatgataaggataaatattcaacatcctaaggaccttggccatcttgatatatgttggaatatggttgtatatctatcttttcctttatttgttaatccaatttttggtgggaatcttgagtataaagcacttgcatgtttatttaataaaactaaaagaaatttaataaatcaaaaatattaaaattatataaaaataaaaaatgaattaaaggaaaaaaatatgtagaaaatggatttgggtattgggcgggatcaatctaaacccatcccaaaatgatcccgcccaagttagtcccaaaacacatatgggtaaggttgagcccaaacccatatgactcggttccatctcaaacccaagcaaatcccgcccatcccgcccattttgccacctctacacTGTAGTAGCGCGTGGCATCTTTCAAAATCCGTTCGTTTGGTTTCTTTTCAGTCTCACTTGAAATTCCCAAACGTAGGAAAATCCatctctctcttcctttctttttgattCTGTTGGAATCTCAACTCCCAAATTAGCCATTAAAGTGATTTTTGTAACATTTGGTCCTTAGGGAAATGCTTATATATTGTGGCCTACTGGAGGTTATTGTACTCATAGGGTACAGAAAACACCTATTTCACATTTTCACCCACTTCTCGTTGGacaaaaggaaagagaaaagtggTCATGACCTCCTCTCTAATTGTATGGGACAAAT
Above is a genomic segment from Coffea eugenioides isolate CCC68of chromosome 5, Ceug_1.0, whole genome shotgun sequence containing:
- the LOC113770733 gene encoding protein farnesyltransferase/geranylgeranyltransferase type-1 subunit alpha-like yields the protein MDVLQKSSERIPLSQRPEYADVKPVPQDDGPNPIVPISYTDEFRETMDYFRAIYVADEQSHRALQLTTEAIKLNPGNYTVWQFRRLVLEALNADMNKELDFSDGIVEGNSKNYQIWHHRRWVAENLGTDASTRELEFTKKILSKDAKHYHAWSHRQWVLQALGGWKDELAYCELLLKDDIFNNSAWNQRYFVVTRSPLLGGLGAMRESEVTCTVNAIMEHPENESPWRYLRGLYRNDTQALVKDPQVASVCLKILTAKNNYVHALSMLLDLLCHGFQPSLEIRNAVYGLSDSGAQGSDLVKVVCSILELVDPMRANYWKWRRNMAPAQAAQCLKDDGLTGLSL